One window from the genome of Gloeomargarita sp. SRBZ-1_bins_9 encodes:
- a CDS encoding cytochrome c oxidase subunit II, which produces MQRIPTAIWTLTVGVLVTLVAIWVGNHVSLFPEQASAQAPLVDDFFKLMLMIATALFLLVAGTILIFAVQFRRRPGEEGDGVPIEGDFALEAYWTLIPAVIVIVLGVYSVQVFTEMGGFAVGGGGGNHLLMGHQHSATAHLVSDEGESSRPKYGFGGSGEPDVTVTVTGMQYAWIFNYPEGIVSGELHIPVHKTVQLNIKSADVIHSFWVPQFRLKQDAIPGQDTVLRFTATKVGDYPVVCAELCGAYHGAMRTRVHVHTQEDYEKWLAENLAAQNPDMASTVAVNTDHQ; this is translated from the coding sequence ATGCAACGGATACCGACGGCGATTTGGACGCTGACGGTCGGGGTCCTGGTCACGCTGGTGGCGATCTGGGTGGGGAATCACGTGTCCCTTTTCCCCGAGCAGGCGTCTGCGCAGGCACCCCTGGTGGATGACTTTTTCAAGCTGATGTTGATGATTGCCACGGCCCTGTTTCTTCTGGTGGCCGGTACCATTCTCATTTTTGCGGTGCAATTCCGGCGGCGGCCAGGGGAGGAGGGGGATGGGGTGCCGATAGAGGGGGATTTTGCTCTGGAGGCCTACTGGACGCTGATCCCGGCGGTGATCGTTATCGTCCTGGGGGTGTACAGCGTGCAGGTGTTTACGGAAATGGGCGGTTTTGCCGTGGGCGGCGGTGGCGGGAATCATCTGCTGATGGGGCATCAACACTCTGCCACTGCCCACCTGGTCAGCGATGAGGGGGAATCCTCAAGGCCGAAGTACGGTTTTGGCGGCAGTGGCGAACCGGATGTGACGGTCACGGTGACGGGCATGCAGTATGCCTGGATTTTTAACTATCCCGAGGGCATCGTGTCGGGTGAATTGCATATCCCGGTGCATAAAACGGTGCAGCTCAACATCAAATCGGCGGATGTGATTCATTCCTTTTGGGTGCCCCAGTTTCGTCTGAAGCAGGATGCCATCCCCGGCCAAGATACGGTCTTGCGGTTTACGGCCACCAAGGTAGGGGATTACCCGGTCGTTTGTGCGGAATTGTGTGGAGCCTATCACGGGGCGATGCGTACGCGGGTGCATGTCCATACCCAGGAGGATTACGAAAAATGGCTGGCGGAAAATCTGGCTGCCCAAAATCCTGATATGGCTTCAACGGTGGCGGTCAACACCGATCATCAGTAG
- the eno gene encoding phosphopyruvate hydratase, whose translation MATVAATLIDSIRAWEILDSRGRPTLAVQVNLADGDVGVAMVPSGASTGTFEAHELRDGDPQRYGGAGVLKAVANVMEVIEPELLDMDALDQQAIDQTLIDLDGTPNKSHLGANAILGVSLAVAKAAANALGLPLYRYLGGPLSHVLPVPLMNVLNGGAHADNNVDIQEFMIVPVGAPTFREALRWGAEVFATLKKVLKEKKLSTGVGDEGGFAPHLGSNREALELLVQAIERAGYQPGEQIALALDVAASEFFQNGQYTYDGQPHSPQDLMNYLAELVQDYPIVSVEDGLAEEDWEHWQIHTQQLGNRVQLVGDDLFVTNPTRLQKGIDLGVANAILIKLNQIGTVTETLHTMNLAIRHGYRCVVSHRSGETEDTTIADLAVATNAGQIKTGSLCRSERVAKYNRLLEIEEELGNQAAYAPRVGLGPQARR comes from the coding sequence ATGGCCACAGTCGCAGCAACCCTGATTGACAGTATCCGGGCCTGGGAAATCCTGGATTCGCGGGGGCGGCCCACGCTGGCGGTGCAGGTCAATCTGGCGGATGGGGATGTGGGGGTGGCGATGGTCCCCAGTGGCGCCTCCACCGGAACCTTCGAGGCCCACGAACTCCGGGATGGGGACCCGCAGCGCTACGGGGGAGCCGGTGTGCTCAAGGCGGTCGCCAATGTGATGGAGGTCATCGAACCGGAACTCCTGGACATGGACGCCCTGGACCAGCAGGCCATTGACCAAACCCTCATTGACCTGGATGGGACGCCCAACAAGAGCCACTTGGGGGCCAATGCCATCCTCGGGGTTTCCTTAGCCGTGGCCAAAGCCGCCGCTAACGCCCTAGGGTTGCCCCTGTACCGCTATCTGGGGGGTCCCCTGAGCCACGTCCTGCCGGTGCCCCTGATGAATGTGCTCAACGGCGGCGCCCATGCCGATAACAATGTGGACATCCAGGAGTTCATGATTGTGCCGGTGGGAGCGCCCACTTTCCGGGAAGCCCTGCGCTGGGGAGCAGAAGTCTTTGCCACCCTGAAAAAAGTCCTCAAGGAGAAGAAACTCAGCACCGGCGTAGGCGATGAAGGGGGCTTTGCGCCGCATTTAGGTTCCAACCGGGAAGCCCTGGAACTCCTGGTGCAAGCCATCGAGCGGGCAGGGTACCAACCGGGAGAGCAAATCGCCCTGGCCCTGGATGTAGCCGCCAGCGAGTTTTTCCAAAACGGTCAGTACACCTACGATGGTCAACCCCATAGCCCCCAAGACCTCATGAATTACCTGGCCGAGTTGGTGCAGGACTATCCCATCGTTTCCGTGGAAGATGGCCTGGCGGAGGAGGACTGGGAACATTGGCAAATCCACACCCAGCAATTGGGGAACCGGGTGCAACTGGTGGGCGATGACTTGTTTGTGACTAATCCCACCCGCCTGCAGAAGGGGATTGACCTGGGGGTAGCTAACGCCATTCTCATCAAACTGAACCAGATCGGCACGGTGACCGAAACCCTGCACACGATGAACCTGGCCATCCGTCACGGTTACCGCTGTGTGGTTAGTCACCGGTCGGGTGAAACGGAAGACACCACCATCGCTGACCTGGCGGTAGCCACCAACGCCGGGCAGATCAAAACCGGTTCTTTGTGCCGCAGCGAACGGGTGGCCAAATACAATCGGCTCCTGGAAATCGAAGAGGAGTTGGGCAACCAGGCTGCCTATGCTCCCCGCGTTGGCCTCGGCCCCCAAGCCCGCCGTTAG
- a CDS encoding photosystem II reaction center protein K, whose amino-acid sequence MEWTLVLAKLPEAYAIFDPIVDVLPIIPVLFLLLAFVWQAAVGFR is encoded by the coding sequence ATGGAATGGACCCTAGTGCTGGCCAAACTACCCGAGGCTTACGCTATTTTTGACCCCATCGTGGATGTCCTGCCGATTATCCCGGTGCTGTTTTTACTCCTGGCGTTTGTCTGGCAGGCGGCGGTGGGCTTTCGCTAA
- a CDS encoding pentapeptide repeat-containing protein: protein MEPEELLRHYQQGKRDFGRLNLSEAVLIHMDLSGINLQGCDLVWSNASGACFRGANLSLSNCLKVKLIQADLREANLSGANLSGADLSWANLSGANLSGADLSEATLNGPVLDGCNLSRVNLRSANLRGIHLQGADFSGADFSGCNLRDAQLTQASMTRVLLSEANLSGANLTEANLTRACMTRVVLIRADLRGIVLNASANLRRETISGAILNNAIFVGACLQGADLSGANLSQANLSGACLEGANLSGANLAQANLSGADLSGADLTKANLGRAILAGVDLSGAKMPDGSIRA from the coding sequence ATGGAGCCGGAGGAACTGTTGCGCCATTACCAACAGGGTAAACGGGACTTCGGGCGGCTCAACTTGAGTGAAGCGGTCTTAATCCACATGGACCTGAGCGGGATTAATCTGCAAGGGTGTGATTTGGTGTGGAGCAATGCCAGCGGGGCCTGTTTCCGGGGGGCCAATTTGAGTCTCAGCAACTGCCTCAAGGTCAAGCTCATCCAGGCGGATTTACGGGAAGCCAATTTGAGCGGGGCCAACCTAAGTGGGGCTGATTTGAGTTGGGCGAACTTGAGCGGGGCCAATCTGAGTGGGGCAGACCTGAGCGAGGCTACGTTAAACGGGCCGGTTTTGGATGGTTGTAACCTCAGCCGGGTGAATCTGCGCAGCGCCAATTTGCGGGGGATCCATCTCCAGGGGGCGGATTTCAGCGGCGCCGATTTCAGCGGTTGTAACTTGCGCGATGCCCAGTTGACCCAGGCCAGTATGACGCGGGTGCTCCTCAGCGAAGCCAATCTCAGCGGCGCCAATCTCACCGAAGCCAATCTCACCCGAGCCTGTATGACGCGGGTGGTGCTCATCCGGGCTGACCTGCGGGGGATTGTGTTAAACGCCAGTGCCAACCTCCGGCGGGAGACCATTAGCGGCGCCATTTTGAACAATGCCATTTTTGTGGGGGCTTGTTTACAGGGGGCGGATTTGTCGGGGGCCAACCTCAGCCAGGCCAATTTGAGCGGCGCCTGTTTGGAGGGGGCCAACCTTAGCGGCGCCAATCTTGCCCAGGCTAACCTGAGCGGGGCGGATTTAAGCGGGGCGGATTTAACCAAGGCCAACCTGGGACGGGCGATTCTGGCGGGGGTGGACCTGAGCGGCGCTAAGATGCCCGATGGTTCGATCCGCGCCTAG
- a CDS encoding response regulator produces the protein MAQEQLLKALLATKREQGTGCWVLQLGSAVWQFYVFMGRLVYATGGVHPVRRWRRLWPQYCQEMPMSQLPADPWPWDYGMVVQAVAAGAMTKEQAQAYVQAWSQATLLECLTTWEGQPGEVQLTWQAGPTLPQRWMLVQVDYWWEEVQPQWRRWQAAGGIRWEQAPVIDRRGQLKNLVSPAAYQYLTQVLDGRSTFWEIAQRVGRPVEQVAASLRSLIQDGVVILKDVPDWPPPVVHVIKPEPQRPLIACIDDSPLVAQALRHILEPLGYEVWGVTDPLRSLSQLLQRRPVLIFLDLVMPQTNGYEVCSVLRKSAAFQQTPIVILTGQGTVIDRVRAKLCGANDFLAKPPAAERVVEVVQHLLRQPQEPAMAVAS, from the coding sequence ATGGCACAGGAACAACTACTCAAGGCACTTTTGGCGACCAAGCGGGAACAGGGCACGGGGTGTTGGGTTCTCCAGTTGGGGTCGGCGGTTTGGCAGTTTTATGTGTTTATGGGGCGATTGGTCTATGCAACAGGGGGTGTGCATCCGGTACGGCGCTGGCGACGGTTGTGGCCCCAGTACTGCCAGGAGATGCCGATGTCTCAGCTGCCAGCGGACCCGTGGCCGTGGGACTATGGGATGGTCGTCCAGGCGGTGGCAGCGGGGGCGATGACCAAGGAGCAGGCGCAAGCCTATGTGCAGGCCTGGTCCCAGGCGACATTGTTGGAGTGTTTGACCACCTGGGAGGGGCAGCCGGGGGAGGTGCAGTTGACCTGGCAGGCCGGACCAACCCTACCCCAGCGCTGGATGTTGGTGCAGGTGGATTACTGGTGGGAGGAGGTACAGCCCCAGTGGCGGCGGTGGCAGGCTGCGGGGGGTATTCGCTGGGAGCAGGCACCGGTGATTGACCGGCGGGGCCAACTGAAAAATCTGGTCTCTCCGGCGGCCTATCAGTATCTCACCCAGGTGTTGGATGGCCGTTCCACGTTCTGGGAGATTGCCCAGCGGGTGGGACGACCGGTGGAACAGGTGGCGGCGTCGTTGCGTTCTTTGATCCAGGATGGGGTAGTGATTCTCAAGGACGTGCCGGATTGGCCGCCGCCGGTGGTGCACGTAATCAAACCAGAACCGCAGCGCCCCTTGATTGCCTGTATTGACGACAGTCCGCTGGTGGCCCAGGCCCTACGCCATATCCTGGAACCCTTGGGTTACGAGGTCTGGGGGGTAACCGACCCGCTGCGTTCATTGTCCCAGTTGCTCCAGCGGCGGCCTGTGTTGATTTTTTTGGACTTGGTGATGCCGCAAACCAACGGCTACGAGGTCTGTAGCGTCCTGCGCAAGTCGGCGGCGTTTCAGCAGACGCCCATCGTCATCCTCACGGGGCAAGGGACGGTGATCGACCGGGTGCGGGCCAAACTCTGTGGTGCCAATGATTTCCTGGCCAAACCGCCGGCAGCGGAGCGGGTGGTGGAGGTGGTTCAACATCTGCTACGTCAGCCCCAGGAACCCGCCATGGCTGTTGCTAGTTAG
- a CDS encoding phasin family protein — MEQDNLLRQLLLLGIGATALVMDKVREVSDEWVQSGRLRPDQATALINELVGRVTQGPDWETRLRRQTRDILRELGLAHQSEVDELRGRIDRLERQVRDLENRLWR; from the coding sequence ATGGAACAGGACAATCTGCTACGGCAATTGCTGCTTTTGGGAATTGGCGCCACGGCCCTGGTGATGGACAAGGTGCGGGAAGTCAGCGACGAATGGGTCCAAAGCGGGCGTTTGCGTCCTGACCAGGCCACTGCCTTGATCAACGAATTGGTGGGGCGAGTGACCCAAGGCCCGGACTGGGAAACCCGGCTGCGGCGGCAAACGCGCGATATTCTCCGGGAGTTGGGCCTGGCCCACCAAAGCGAAGTGGATGAGCTACGGGGCCGGATTGACCGCCTGGAACGGCAAGTGCGGGATTTGGAAAACCGACTGTGGCGCTAA